A genomic stretch from bacterium includes:
- a CDS encoding glutamate-5-semialdehyde dehydrogenase — MNWKDDIKIKLEKTKNAYKSITGLTTEEKNKFLENLAQNIKKESPNILKSNKKDVEKAQMSGYSNAFIDRLSLSENNIEKIISSIENVRNLPDPVGKIIWENKRPNGLIIKRKRVPIGVIGIIYESRPDVTVESSILCIKAGNCVILKGGKEAKNSNKKLVEIIKKSLKEASLPEDCVNLIYKGGRKSVKHLLKFHQYIDLIIPRGGEELIKTVVENSSIPVIKHYKGICHTYIDKYTNIDMALKVTFNAKVQRPGTCNATETLLVHKDIAKEFLPEMAKMFEEAGVEMRGCEETRKILPFIKKASEDDWKIEYLDKIISIKVVNSIEEAIEHIGKYGTSHSDAIITENKEMAEKFLNMVDSAAVYHNASTRFTDGGEFGLGAEIGISTDKIHARGPMGLEELTIYKYIVYGNGQIRE; from the coding sequence ATGAACTGGAAAGATGATATAAAAATAAAATTAGAAAAAACAAAAAATGCATATAAGTCCATTACTGGACTTACAACAGAAGAAAAAAATAAATTTTTAGAAAATTTAGCACAAAATATAAAAAAAGAAAGTCCAAATATTTTAAAAAGTAATAAAAAAGATGTTGAAAAAGCACAGATGTCTGGATATTCAAATGCCTTCATTGATAGGTTATCTTTATCTGAAAATAATATAGAAAAAATTATAAGCAGCATAGAAAATGTTAGAAATTTACCAGACCCTGTTGGAAAAATTATATGGGAAAATAAGAGACCAAATGGACTTATTATAAAAAGAAAAAGAGTTCCAATTGGTGTTATTGGCATAATCTATGAATCAAGACCTGATGTTACAGTTGAAAGTAGTATTTTATGCATAAAAGCAGGAAACTGTGTAATTTTAAAAGGGGGGAAAGAAGCAAAAAATTCAAATAAAAAACTTGTTGAAATTATAAAAAAATCACTAAAAGAAGCATCATTACCAGAAGATTGTGTAAATTTAATTTATAAGGGAGGAAGAAAAAGTGTAAAGCATCTTTTAAAGTTCCATCAGTATATAGACCTTATTATTCCACGAGGAGGGGAAGAACTAATAAAAACAGTAGTTGAAAATAGTTCAATCCCTGTAATAAAACATTATAAAGGTATCTGTCATACTTATATTGATAAATATACAAATATTGATATGGCTTTAAAAGTTACATTTAATGCAAAAGTTCAAAGACCAGGAACATGTAATGCAACTGAAACATTACTTGTGCATAAAGATATTGCAAAAGAATTTTTACCAGAAATGGCAAAAATGTTTGAAGAAGCAGGAGTTGAAATGAGGGGCTGTGAAGAAACAAGAAAAATTTTACCATTTATCAAAAAAGCAAGTGAAGATGATTGGAAAATAGAATATTTAGATAAAATCATTTCAATTAAAGTTGTAAACTCAATTGAAGAAGCAATAGAGCATATTGGAAAATATGGAACATCTCATTCAGATGCAATAATAACTGAAAATAAGGAAATGGCTGAAAAATTTTTAAATATGGTTGACTCTGCTGCTGTTTACCATAATGCTTCAACAAGATTTACAGATGGAGGAGAATTTGGTTTAGGAGCAGAAATTGGAATAAGTACTGATAAAATACATGCTCGTGGTCCCATGGGACTTGAAGAACTTACAATTTACAAATATATTGTATATGGGAATGGACAGATTAGAGAATAA
- the nadD gene encoding nicotinate-nucleotide adenylyltransferase, which yields MDRLENKTIGLLGGTFDPIHIGHLIIAEKVREEFNLEKVIFIPAGIPPHKKSAFTSSFHRYNMVKIAVSDNSFFDVSDIEIKRNLPSYTYLTIKKMKEIYKNYKIFFIIGQDSLLDLPNWYKADKLIKETTFIIVRRNTDFYYEKDKNFPVNFELSNNPIIGISSTYIRTCIKERKSIKYLLPEKVKNYIEKENIYG from the coding sequence ATGGACAGATTAGAGAATAAAACAATTGGTCTTTTAGGTGGAACATTTGACCCAATTCATATTGGACATTTAATAATTGCTGAAAAAGTCAGAGAAGAATTTAATTTAGAAAAGGTTATATTTATTCCAGCAGGAATTCCACCTCATAAAAAAAGCGCCTTCACTTCTTCTTTTCATAGATACAATATGGTAAAAATTGCAGTTTCTGATAATTCTTTTTTTGATGTTTCTGATATTGAAATTAAAAGAAATTTACCTTCTTATACATATCTAACTATAAAAAAGATGAAAGAAATATATAAAAATTACAAAATTTTTTTTATAATTGGGCAGGACTCGCTTTTAGACTTACCAAATTGGTATAAAGCAGATAAATTAATAAAAGAAACTACCTTTATTATTGTAAGAAGAAATACAGATTTTTATTATGAAAAAGATAAAAATTTCCCTGTGAATTTTGAATTAAGTAATAATCCAATTATTGGAATTTCTTCAACTTATATAAGAACTTGCATAAAAGAAAGAAAATCAATAAAATATTTATTACCTGAAAAAGTAAAAAATTATATTGAAAAGGAAAATATTTATGGATAA
- the pheS gene encoding phenylalanine--tRNA ligase subunit alpha, protein MDKEEIIKKCRDVFNRGKEELEKLIDENDFEKWRTKFFGRKGEINKLFSFLSTIKNELKPEIGEEINKIKINLMSLFEEKKEIIQKERNKEKFNLSFPGKIPEYGGIHPLTQIMKKMTKIFENMGFGIFTGPEIETDFYNFEALNTPEDHPARDIWDTFYLDYKKKILLRTHTSPVQIRVMETNKPPFRIIALGKCFRRDQFDSSHSPAFHQMEGLMVDKNISFTHLKGILNYFLKEMFGENIKVKFTPSYFPFTEPSAEVSISCVICGGKGCSTCKNSGFLEILGCGMVHPQVFRNVGYNPEEITGFAFGMGVERIAMLKYKIDDIRLFYNNDLRFLKQF, encoded by the coding sequence ATGGATAAAGAAGAAATAATCAAAAAATGTAGAGATGTTTTTAACCGTGGAAAAGAGGAGTTAGAAAAATTAATTGATGAAAATGATTTTGAAAAATGGAGAACAAAGTTTTTTGGTAGAAAAGGAGAGATTAATAAACTTTTTTCTTTTCTTTCTACTATCAAAAATGAATTAAAACCCGAAATAGGCGAAGAAATAAACAAAATAAAAATAAATCTGATGTCTCTTTTTGAAGAAAAAAAAGAAATAATTCAAAAAGAAAGAAATAAAGAAAAATTTAATCTTTCTTTTCCTGGGAAAATTCCTGAATATGGAGGAATTCATCCATTAACTCAAATTATGAAAAAAATGACAAAAATTTTTGAAAACATGGGATTTGGTATTTTTACAGGACCAGAAATTGAGACGGACTTTTATAATTTTGAGGCATTAAATACACCTGAAGACCATCCAGCAAGAGATATATGGGATACTTTTTATCTTGACTATAAGAAAAAGATACTTTTAAGAACTCATACAAGTCCTGTTCAAATAAGAGTTATGGAAACTAATAAACCACCTTTTAGAATAATAGCACTTGGTAAATGTTTTAGGAGAGACCAATTCGATTCCTCTCACAGTCCTGCTTTTCATCAAATGGAAGGACTTATGGTAGATAAAAATATAAGTTTTACTCATCTTAAAGGTATCTTAAATTATTTTCTTAAAGAAATGTTTGGCGAAAACATAAAAGTCAAATTTACTCCTTCATATTTTCCATTTACAGAACCAAGTGCAGAAGTAAGTATCTCATGTGTAATTTGTGGAGGAAAAGGGTGTTCAACTTGCAAAAACAGTGGTTTTCTTGAAATACTGGGATGTGGAATGGTTCATCCTCAAGTTTTTAGAAATGTTGGATATAACCCAGAAGAAATAACTGGTTTTGCTTTTGGAATGGGAGTTGAAAGAATTGCAATGCTTAAATACAAAATTGATGATATAAGGTTATTTTACAACAATGATTTAAGATTTTTAAAACAATTTTAA